A single window of Toxotes jaculatrix isolate fToxJac2 chromosome 4, fToxJac2.pri, whole genome shotgun sequence DNA harbors:
- the coq7 gene encoding 5-demethoxyubiquinone hydroxylase, mitochondrial: MQRATHTALYDWSQIVGPVMIRQCLKCRAPLGQSSRAYSIVPPPRDSDEKEMLHRILRVDHAGEYGANRIYAGQMAVLGRSRTAPLIQEMWNQEKKHLEKFNEILAENRVRPTALLPLWNVAGFVLGASTALLGKEGAMACTVAVEESISEHYNSQIRALMEKDPERYTELLNVIKEFRDDEMDHHDTGLEHDAETLPGYWLLKNVIQLGCKAAIYVSQRV; this comes from the exons ATGCAAAGAGCCACACATACAGCTTTATACGACTGGTCTCAGATTGTCGGTCCAGTGATGATACGCcagtgtttaaaatgcagag CGCCCCTGGGGCAGAGCTCACGTGCCTACAGCATAGTTCCGCCCCCGCGCGACAGCGACGAGAAAGAGATGCTGCACCGAATCCTGCGCGTGGACCACGCGGGTGAATATGGTGCCAACCGCATCTACGCCGGACAGATGGCAGTGTTGGGTCGATCCAGGACCGCACCTCTCATCCAG GAAATGTGGAACCAAGAGAAGAAACACCTTGAGAAATTCAATGAAATTCTGGCAGAGAACAGAGTTAGGCCTACAGCACTGTTACCCCTCTGGAATGTTGCTGGGTTTGTATTAG GGGCGTCCACTGCACTGCTGGGGAAAGAAGGGGCCATGGCGTGCACGGTGGCGGTGGAGGAGAGTATCTCAGAGCACTACAACAGTCAGATAAGAGCTCTGATGGAGAAAGACCCAGAGAGATACACTGAACTTTTAAAC GTTATTAAAGAATTCAGAGACGATGAGATGGACCATCATGATACAGGACTGGAGCATGATGCTGAAACA ctACCTGGATACTGGCTACTTAAAAATGTAATACAGTTAGGCTGCAAAGCTGCAATATATGTTTCTCAGCGTGTCTAA